AAAGCGACTGCAGGATGATCGCCATCATGTTCGAGACGAGCGCGACGACGAGCAGGGTGTAGCCGAACTGAGCGCCGCCGGCGAGCGAGGTCGCCCAGTTGCCGGGGTCCATATAGCCGACGGCGACGAGATAGCCCGGTCCGAAGAAGGCCAGGAACTTGCGCCAGGACGACGAGTTCGGCGTCACCGCGACGGTTCGGAAGACGTCTGTCAGCGAGGGCTCACCGCGGGATCGAAGCCAGATCGAGGTGGATTCCGGGGCGCCTTGCGACATGATGGGACCTTGCTGCAACTTGTTCGCAATAAGGAGTATCTGCCGCCTGGGGCCCTGTCAATGCAGTTGCGAAGCGTTGTCAATTAGAGCTTGCGGAAGGGCCGGGCGGCAATGCACGATTGTGGGCTGACGCCCGCACGGGGGCTTGCCATGATGCCGTCACCTGAATCGCATCCGATGGTTGTCATGACGAAGCTTCCCGCCATTCTCGCCCGTCTCGACGATGGGCTCGACGCCTCGCTCGCGCGCCTGTCTTCTTGGCTGGAAATTCCCTCGATCGGCACGGACCCAGCCTACAACGCGCAGACGCGCGCCGCCGCCGAATGGCTGAGGGCCGATCTGGAAGCGCTCGGCTTCAAGGCGGAGCTGCGCGAAACCGGCGGCCATCCCGTCGTTCTGGCTCATCGGCCCAAGCCCGGTGCCCCGCATGCGCTGTTCTACGGTCACTACGACGTGCAGCCGGTCGATCCGTTGAATCTTTGGGACACCGATCCGTTCAAGCCCGTGGTCCGCGAGCCTGAACCGGGCCGCAAGGTCATCTCGGCGCGCGGCGCCTGCGACGACAAGGGCCAGGTCATGACCTTCATCGAGGCCATCCGCGCGACGCTCGCGGAAACCGGCGACCTGCCGATCGGCCTGACGATCCTGGTCGAGGGCGAGGAGGAATCAGGCTCGGTCAACCTGCCGGGCTATATCAAGGCCAATGCCGCCGAGCTGAAGGCGGACTACGCCCTGGTCTGCGACACCGGCATGTGGGACCGCGAGACGCCGCTGATCACCTCCACCCTGCGCGGCATGGTCTATCAGGAGGTGACGCTGACCGCGGCCGATCGCGATCTGCATTCCGGCCTGTTCGGCGGCGCGGCAGCCAACCCGATCCATATGCTGGCGAAGATTCTCGCCGAAATCCACGATGAAGCCGGCCGCATCATCATTCCCGGCTTCTATGACGGCGTCCATGAGCCGACCAACGCCCAGAAGGCGGAATGGGCCGATCTTGGCCTTACCGAGAAGGAATTCCTCGGGCAGGTCGGTCTGAAGCACTCCATCGGCGAGCGCGGGCGCATGCTGATCGAGCAGATCCAGTCGCGCCCGACCTGCGATGTCAACGGCATCTGGGGCGGCTATACCGGGGAGGGCAGCAAGACCGTCATCCCCGGCAAGGCCTCGGCCAAGGTGTCCTTCCGCCTCGTCGGCGATCAGGACCCGGTCAGGATCGCGGCTGCGTTCCATCAGTTCGTCCGCGACCGCCTGCCGGACGATGTCACGGCCGAGTTCATCGGCCATTCCGGCTCGCCAGCCCTGGCCGTCCCCGTAGATTCGCCGGTGCTGCAGAAGGCGCGCGTCGCGCTCGCCGAGGAGTGGGGCGGGCGTGTCGTCTCGATCGGCAGTGGCGGTTCGATACCGGTCGGCGGCGACTTCAAGCGTACGCTCGGTATCGACACGCTCTTCGTCGGCTTCGGCCTCGACGACGACCGGGTTCATTCGCCCAACGAAAAATATGATCTCTCTTCCTTCCACAAGGGCCAGCGTTCCTGGGCCCGCATCTTGCAGGCTCTCGGTTCATGAGATCGGTTTGCGTCTTCTGCGGTTCCAATCCGGGCAATGATCCGGTCTTTGCGGCCGGCGCCCGCGCCATGGGGGCGGAGATCGCCAGGCGCGGCCTGACGCTGGTCTATGGTGGCGGTGCGGTCGGGCTGATGGGCGTCGTCGCCAACGCGGCGATGGAGGCGGGCGGCGAAGTCCATGGCGTCATTCCCAAGGCGCTGAAGGACAAGGAGGTCGGCCATGTCGGGCTGACCCGGCTCGAAATCGTCGACACCATGCACACTCGCAAGGCGCGGATGGCGGCCCTGTCGGAAGGCTTCATCGCCATGCCCGGCGGCATCGGCACCTTCGAGGAGCTGTTCGAGATCTGGACCTGGGGCCAGCTCGGTATCCACGCCAAGCCGCTGGGCCTGCTCAACATCGCCGGCTTCTACGATCCGCTCGCGACCTTCCTCGACCAGACCGTCGAAGCGGGATTTCTGAAGCAGAGCCATCGCGCGATGGCGATGACCGATACCGAACCGGCGACGCTGCTCGATCGCATGGAGAATTACGTCCCGGCCGCGACCTATAAATGGATCGAGAAGGAGCAGGCCTGATCTCGCCTCGCGAATGCGCCCTCAGGTTGTAGGAATATTGTCTTGACATCGTGACGCTGATCGGGTACAGATCAGGAACGCTCACGAAATGTGCCCGAACGAAGCCGCCGCGCTCCCCAGCCGGCGGCTTTTTCGTGCCCGCCATTCGGGAAGGGACACATGGCCGAAGACGATAGCGATAGCCTGCCGGCTGTGCCGGCGCAGAAGCCGAAGAAGCCCTCGATCTCCCGCAAGGCGGTGGTGGGCCAGCTCTGGCGGGCCGCCAAGCGCCAGCTCGACACGCATGAGGAGCATCTTGCCGATCTGCCGAAAGGGGCAACCGCAAGCGAGGCCGACGCCAAGGCGCTGGCGACGCTCGCCCGCACGGTCCGCGAGCTGGTCGCGATCGAGGAGCCGCAGGCCGTGAAGAGGGACAAGCAGACGGATGAACTCTCTGCCGCTGACGGCCTGCGACATGTCGCACAGCTCCGTCAGGAGCTTGCTCGACGTCTTGAAGCTCTTGCCCGCCGCGAGCTGGGCGAGGCTGATCAAGGGTAATCTCCACACGTTCGAACCGGAGCTCCTGCCCGTCCTGGAGGAATTCTGGCGGATATGGTCGCGTATCGATCAACGGCCTACCGAGCCGCCCAAGCCGATCTGGCTCGTCCTCGGCGGCCGGGGCGCCGGCAAGACGCGCACCGGTGCCGAATGGGTGAAGGGCATGGCGCTGGGCCATCCCCCCTTCGCGGACAAGCCCACCGGGCGGATCGCCCTCGTCGGGGAGACGCAAGGGCAAGTCCGCGACGTCATGATCGAGGGCGTCTCCGGGCTGCTGTCGATCCACACGCGTTGGGAGCGGCCGACCTGGCAGCCCTCGCTGCGCCGCCTGCAATGGCCGAACGGCGCGATCGCGCAGGTGTTTTCGGCCGAGGATCCCGAGGGGCTGCGCGGGCCGCAGTTCGGCGCCGCCTGGTCCGACGAACTGGCGAAATGGCCGAACCTTCAGGAGAGTTGGGACATGCTGCAGCTCGGCCTTCGCCTCGGCGATCATCCCCGTCAGATCGTCACGACGACACCGCGGCCGGTGCCGCTGATAAAGCGCCTCCTGACCGACCTGCACGTCGCCGTGAGCCGCTCGAGGACGCAGGACAACCGTTTTAATCTCGCCGCCGAGTTCGTCCGCACCGTCACGGAAACCTATGGCGGCACGCGACTTGGCCGGCAGGAGCTCGACGGCGAGATCGTCGAGGAGAGCCCCGACGCACTCTGGACGCGGGCGATGATCGAGGCGTCCCGCGAAGCACAGCCTGCTTCGCTGGCCCGGATCGCCGTCGCGGTCGATCCACCGGCTTCCTCCTCGCAGCGGGCCGACCGGTGCGGGCTGGTGGTGGCGGGCATCGATGGCAACGGCATCGGCCATGTGCTGGAAGATGCGACGCTCGCAGGCGCCAGACCGCATGAATGGGCCGAAAAGGCCGTCGCGCTCTATCGCCGGCACGAGGCGGATGCGCTGGTGGTCGAGGTCAACCAGGGTGGCGAAATGGTCGGGAGCATCATCCGTGAGGTCGATGCCGGCGTTCCCGTCGTCTCCGTCAGGGCGACGCGGGGCAAATATCTGAGGGCCGAGCCGGTGGCGGCGCTCTATGCGCAGGGCCGGGTCCGGCATGCCGGCGCCTTTCCCGAGCTGGAGGACGAGATGTGCGCCTTCGGCCCGGGCGGCCTCGAAAGCGGCCGCTCGCCCGACCGGCTCGACGCACTCGTCTGGGCGCTGACCCATCTGATGCTCGCGCCGAAGGGAAGGCCACGGGTGAGGGGGATGTAGCCCCAGTCGTCATTCTGGGGCGCCGGAAGGCGCTGACCCGAGAATCTCATGCAGGAAAGGGCGCGTTCTCGTCCTGAGATGCTCGGGTCAAGCCCGAGCATTGTCTGTTTGTGATGGGGTATTGAGGTTTTGTTCCGCGTGAGCGGGATGTCTGGTCCGGCTGGCCGGCCGGACCAGACGCGACTCGTCGACCGTCCCGAGCCAGGGCTTTCGCCCGTCGTCATCGAGGTTGCGGGTCGCTTCCTTGTCACGCTTGGTGAGTTGCCAGGGCCTCTTCGCATGAGCCGAACGCCCGCAGACAATCACAAGCCCTTCGAGGATAGCTCCCGATGCCGGTTTGCACCACGGTCCCTGAACCCTCCCGTTTCCTCGGCTGTGATGTCGGCAAGGCCGGGATCGTCGTCTTCGACAGCCGCGGCGACACCCTCGGCAGTCTCCCTAACGAGGCTTCGGCCCTGGCAGCCTTCGCAGCCGGGCTCGGCCCGGACTGCCTCGTCGTCTGCGAGGCGACGGGCGGCTATGAGGACGCCCTGCTGGCGGCGCTCGTCTCAGCCGGCTGCCCGGCCCATCGCGCCGATGCCCGCAAGGTCAAGGCCTTCATCCGCTCCTATGGGACGCTCGGGAAGAGCGATGCGCTCGATGCCAGGGCGCTTGCCCGCTACGGCGCCGAGCGCCACGCTCGGCTGATCCGCTGGCAGGCGCCCGCCCCGGCACGCGAGCGCCTCCAGGTCCTGGTGCGGACCAGAGCCGATCTCGTCGCCCAGAGAACGGCCTGCACCAACCGGCTCAACGCTCCCGGCATCGAACCGGTCAAAGCCCCGCTCCAGGCCCTGCACGACTGCCTCAAAGCCCAGATCGCCGCCCTGGCGCAAACCATCGCCGAGACCCTGCGCACCATCGCCCGCACCGACAGAAGCGAGCAGGCCTTGCGCTCCATCCGCGGCATCGGAACGACCACCGCCGCCACCCTCATCGCACTCATGCCCGAGCTCGGACGCATCAGCCGGCGCCAGGCCGCCGCACTCGCAGGCCTGGCTCCTCATCCAAACCAGAGCGGCAGTCGAGACGCCTACCGCCCAACCAGAGGCGGCAGGGCCGAAATCAAGGCCGCCCTGTTCATGCCCGCAATGGCCGCCGCAAGGCACGACCCCGCCATGCGCGACGCCTACACACGCCTCATCGCAAACGGAAAAAAGCCAATCGTCGCTCTCACCGCAATCATGCGACGCATCATCGTCATCGCAAATGCCCGCGTCAGAGACCAAAACAAACTGAGTTGATGACGGCTGGTTACGCCGCCAATTCATTTCACGCTCCAAAAGCGAGATCTCCATGTTCGATTTTCTTCGCAGCCTGCGCGGCTTTGCCGCGCCGGATCAGAAGCGTTCGCGCGTCGGGCCGCTGATCGCCCTCCATGAAGCCGGGCGCGCGGTCTGGACGCCGCGCGACTACGTCGCGCTGTCGCGCGAAGGCTATGAGCGCAACCCGGTGGTGCATCGCTGCGTCCGGCTGATCGCCGAGGCGGCGGCCCAGACCCCGCTCATCGCCAAGGTCGGATCCCGCGAGATGCCGGACCATCCGGCGCTCGCACTGATCGAGCGGCCCAATCCGCGCCAGGGCGGCATCGCCTTCCGCGACATGCTGTTCGGCCACCTGCTCGTCGCCGGCAACGCCTATGTCGAGGCAGTCAGCACCGGGCGGGAACCCCGCGAGCTCTATGCGCTCCGGCCGGACCGGATGCGGGTCGTGCCCGGCCGCGACGGCTGGCCGGAAGCTTACGACTATACGGTCGGCGGCGACACCGTGCGGTTCCGGCAGGACGAGGCCGGATTGCCGCCCATCCTCCATCTGACGCAGTTCCACCCGGTCGACGACCACTATGGCCTCTCGCCCATCGAGGCCGCGGCCATCTCGCTCGATATCCACAACGCCGCCAGCAACTGGCACAAGGCTCTGCTCGACAACGCCGCAAGGCCCTCCGGCGCACTGGTCTATGACGGGCCGGAAGGCGCGACGCTGACCGAGGCGCAGTTCGAGCGGCTGAAGCAGGAGCTGGAAGAGTCCTTCCAGGGCGCGCGAAATGCCGGCCGGCCGCTGCTTCTCGAGGGCGGTCTCGACTGGAAGCCGCTGTCGCTGACACCGGCGGAGCTGGATTTCGTCGCGGCCAAGGGTGTCGCGGCCCGCGAGATCGCGCTCGCTTTCGGCGTGCCACCGCTGCTGCTCGGCCTGCCCGGCGACAACACGCGCGCCAATTTCGCCGAGGCGAACCGCGCGCTCTGGCGGCAAACGGTGATCCCGCTGGTGAAGCGCACCGCGCAGTCCCTGGCGCAATGGCTTGGGCCCGCCTTCGGGGACGACCTCATGCTGGAGCCCGACCTCGATGCCGTGGAAGCGCTGGCAGACGAGCGGGAGTCGCTCTGGCGGCGCCTGGGCGCCGCAAGCTTCCTCGACGATGACGAGAAACGCGAGGCCGTCGGCTACGGCCGGCGTGCCTCGGGGAAGGAGCAATCATGAACATGCTCGACCAGATCGTCACGGCCTTCGTCGGCCGGGCCGATGTCGGCCATCTCGGCCTGCTGCTCTGGGCCGCCAGCGCCTCAGGCCTCGCCTGGATCGTCCTGCGCGAGCTGACGGCAGCCAATCGCCGCTTCGACGATTTCGTCCGCGAGCTCAACCGTTTCAACGCACGCCATGAGGGGGATCAGTCTTGAGGGGCACCAATGATGCGAGACCGCCGTCGAAACGGCCGCCCGCTGGCCGGGCACAACCCGCCAAGGCGCGCCCCGGCGGCGTGACAGCGGACACCTTCAGCAGCTTCGTGCGAAATCTGTCGAAGCTCGAAGGCGGGCGCCCGCAGGCCGGCAAGGGCGGCGAGGGCGGTCGATGAACACGCCGTTCCGCCTGCCGCTCGAATCCAAGCTCCTGCCTCTGCAACCTTCGCGTATCGCGCCCGACGGCAGCTTCGAGGGCTATGCCAGCCTCTTTCGCATCCCCGATCTCGGCAAGGACGTGGTCGAACCCGGCGCCTTCCGCGACAGCCTGTTCCGTCGCGGACCATCCGGCATCAAGCTGCTCTGGCAGCATGATCCGGCGGAGCCGATCGGACGCTGGCTCAGCCTGATCGAGGACAGCCGGGGCTTGTTCGTACGCGGCAGGATTTCGCTCGCCGTCGCCCGCGCCCGCGAGATCCACGCGCTGATGCGGGAAGGCGCCATCGACGGGCTGTCGATCGGTTTCCGCCCCGAGAAGGCGCGCAACGAGCCCCGGACGGGGCTGCGCCGGCTGGAACGCGTCGATCTCTGGGAAGTCTCGATCGTCACCTTCCCGATGCTTCCTCAGGCCCGCATCAGCGCCGTCAAGACGGCCTTCCGCGCGCCGGCTTTCGCCTGACCTTTCACCCCCGAGGAAAATCCATGACCCATCTCGACCACGCCCCCGAGACCAAGGCGTCCGGCGCCGACCTGACGCTTGCCTTCGAAGACCTGCGCTACACGCTCGAAAGCTACCGCGCCGCCAATGACGAGCGCCTTGCGGGAATCGAAGCCCGCCACAGTGCCGATCCGCTGACCGAGGAGAAGCTCACCCGGTTGGATTCCGCGCTCGACGACACGATGCGCCGCATCGACCGCCTGACGCTCGACCGCGCCCGTCCGGCTCTCGGCCATGAAAGCGGCCATCAGGGCGGCCATCGCGATCCGCTCGTCGCCGAGCATAAGGCGGCGTTCGCGGCCTATGTCCGCAGCGGCGAGGCGGGTGGCCTGAAGCGGCTCGAGTCCAAGGCGCTGTCGGCCGGCTCCGGCCCGGATGGCGGCTATCTCGCGCCGTCCACGGTGGAAGGCGAAATCCTGCGTCGCCTGGCGAATGTCTCGCCGATCCGCACCCTGGCGACGGTACGGACCATCTCTTCCGGCACCTACAAGAAGGCATTCTCGACCACCGGCCCGGCCTCCGGCTGGGTGGCGGAGACGGCGGCGCGGCCGCAGGCCGGCTCGCCGACGCTCGCGGAACTCTCCTTCCCGGCCATGGAACTCTATGCCATGCCGGCTGCGACGCAGACGCTGCTCGACGATGCGATCGTCAATATCGACCAGTGGATCGCGGAAGAGGTCGAACACGCCTTCGCAGAGCAGGAGGGCGCCGCCTTCGTCAACGGCGACGGCATCGACAAGCCCAAGGGCTTCCTCGCCTATCCGACGATTGCCGACGCCAGCTGGAGCTGGGGCAATATCGGCGTGCTCAACTCCGGCGTTGCCGGCGCCTTCCCGGCCTCCAACCCCTCGGATGTGCTGGTCGATCTGGTCTATGCGCTGAAGGCCGGCTACCGCCAGAACGCCTCCTTCGTCATGAACCGCAAGACGCAAGCGGCGATCCGCAAGTTCAAGGACACCAGCGGGCAGTATCTCTGGCAGCCGCCGGCATCGGCCGGCGCGCCGGCGACGCTGCTCGGCTTCCCGGTGGCTGAGGCGGAGGACATGCCCAATATCGCCAACAACGCGGTTTCCATCGCCTTCGGCGACTTCCGGCGCGGCTATCTCGTCGTCGACCGGGCCGGGGTCCGCATCCTGCGCGATCCGTACTCCGCCAAGCCCTATGTGCTGTTCTACACCACCAAGCGGGTCGGTGGCGGCGTCCAGGATTTCGCCGCGATCAAGGGGCTGAAGTTCGCGGTCTGACGCCGGTCAGCGCGAAAACCACCAGCTGAAGGCGGCACGCGGCTGCGACGCTTCGTCCGGCCGCGTCTCGCTTCCGAAGGAGAGCAGCCGGGCGCTGCCTTCCGAAATCCAGCTGCTGTGCTCGCTGACGGGGGTGATCGCGGTGAAGCCGCCGCAGATGAGGCGGGCCCGCGTGTTGAGCGGCCCGCTCGACCAGCTGACGATCCCGACCAGATCGCGCGAGCGGGGCGGGCCGCGCAGCACCGGGCCGCCGGAATCGCCCCTGCAGGCGCCGGCACCGGGCGATTCACCGCGCGCTTCGACATCGACCGCGACCTTGACCGTGTTCTGGGTCGTGTAGTTGCCGGCGTTGAGCAGCTGGGTCTCGCGCAGGCGCCGAGCCGTGCGCTTGTTGTTCTCGGCCGAGAGGCCGTAGCCCGCCATGGTCAGGGTCTCGCCTTGCCAGAGGCCGCCGCCCAGGGTGAGCGGTTCGATATCCTGCGGCAGCGGCTGCGCCACACGCAGCAAGGCGAGGTCGGTACCGGGCTGCGTGCGCGGTGTCGTGCCGGGCACGAAACTCGGATGAGGCAGGACGGCGACAACGAGCTGCCGGCGTGCCCGGAAACGGGAATCGAGGCTGACGATGCTGATCGAGCCGCCACCCATCAGGCAATGGGCCGCGGTCAGCACGATTTCCGGGGCGATCACCGCGCCCGAGCAGAGCTCGCCGCGGCTGGTTTCCACTCGCACCGTCCAGGCGCGGGCGCCTTGGGCATCGCGCGAGTCGACGCCGCCCACCACAGCAAGGGCAGGCTGTGCCGTCAGGGCGGCGACCAGAGAAAACGCGAAAGCGGACAGCGAGCGCAGGGTCATGATGCGAACCAGTGAATGGCAGATCAATCTAGGAGGTGGTGCGGCGCAGTCCAGCGTTTTCACCGGCCCTTCGACCAGCGCGCCGTTTCTCCCCATTGCGACAGCGTCGCGTCGATCCAGTGCCGCTGCGGCGCCACCAGAACGCCCTGGCTGAGAAGGCCGCAACTGCGGCCCTTCGGACCGGTCGACCAGCTGGTGACGGCGCTGACTCCCCCATCGGCGAAGATGGGCCCGCCGGAATCGCCCTGACAGGCACTGGCGCCGGGCTGCTTGCCGGCACCGGCCGGATCCGCGGCCCAGAGCAGGATGCGGCCGGGGCCATAGGGTTCGACAGCAGTCAGCGCGGCGGATCGGTAGGTGCCCGTGCTGCGGGCTTCGCCCTCGCGCGCCACGCCATAGCCCGCGAGCGTCACCGAACTGCCTGCACGCGGCAGCGATCCATCGACGAGATCGGCAGGCGCGAAACGTGCCGGCAACGGCTCGGCCAGCCGGATCAGGGCGAGATCGATCGACCGCCGGCGGTTGCGGATCGCGCCGGCGTCGAATTCGGGGTGCAGGCCGACCGATGCGGGCGCGATCAGGACGGGCTCACCCGCCTCTCGCCAATGGATGCGCAACTCGGTTCCGCCAGCTGCGCAATGCGCCGCGGTCAGGATAGCGCGCGGCGACAGCACGATCCCGCTGCACACGCCGCCGCGTGCGTTGAGCACCATCAATGTCGAGCTGGCGGCCGGCCCGCCCTCGCGCCCGCCGACGACGGCTTCTGCCGACGGGGCTCCAAGCCCGCAGGCGATGGAGCTGAGTCCGGCGGCGACAATCCAATTCGCAATGCGCATCGGGCGCTCCTTTTCCAGGGGACGCTGATAGCGCGCCGCGCCCCGCAAATGAACCTCTCAGACACTTCGAAGGGGACGATCATGACGCCGCTTGCCCTGGCTCCACCAGCGACGGAACCGGTGACGCTCACCGAGGCCCGGCAATTCCTGCGCCTGGACCAGGGCGACGAGGACGAACTGCTCTCCACGCTGCTCACGGCTTCCAGGCTGATGATCGAGGCGGCGGCCGGCCGCTGCCTGATCGAGCAGCGCTGGCGCATCGTGCTGGATCGCTGGCCCGCCAAGGGCGAGATCCGGATGCCGCTATCCCCGATTGCGCGGATCGAAGCGGCCCGTGTCTACGACATGCTTGGCGCAGCGCAGACGGTGGCCGAAGCGGCATTGACGCTCGACCGGAGTGCCGATCCGCCTCTGATCCGCCTGACCGGCGAGGTGCCCGAGATCGGCCGCGATCACGGCGCCATCGAAATCGATGTCGTGGCCGGCTACGGAGCGACCGCCGCCGCCGTTCCCGCTCCGCTGCGCCAGGCGGTGCTGCGATTGGCCGCCCGCTGGTTCGAGGAGCGCGGCGATGTCGCCAGCCGCGATGCGCGGGCGCTGCCGGGCGCAATCGCCGCATTGGTCGCGCCATTCCGCCGCGGAAGGCTTTGAGCCATGGCGAACGCTGCATCTGCCGCGGTTGGTCGGTTGAAGCGCAGGCTCCTTCTGGAGGCGCCGGTCGCGACGCCGGACGGCATCGGCGGCGCGACGCAGGCCTTCGAGACGCTGGCGGCCTTCTGGGCGCAGCTCGAATGGGTCTCCGGCGCGGAGCAATGGCGCCAGGGGCGCCCGGAGCAGAGCGCAACCTATCGCGTGACCCTGCGCTGGCGCGGCGATGTCGATGCCGCAAAGCGGCTGCGCGACGGCGACCGCATCTTCGACATCCGCGCGGTCGCCGATCCGGACGGCTCGCGCCGGCGCCTCGTCTGCCTGGTCGAGGAGGTGAAGCCATGAGCGACGCGATCCTGGCTATGCGCGCGGCGATCCAGACCCGTCTGGCGGCCGATGCCGCGCTGACCGCGTTGATCGGCCCGGGGCGTGTCCATGACGAGGCGCCGCGCGCGGCGCGCGGGCTCTATGTCGTTCATGGCGAGGTCGAGGCGCGTGACTGGTCGACCGGCAGCGATCGCGGTTGCGAACAGGAACTCGCTCTCGTCGTCTGGGCCGCCCAGAGCGGTTCGTCGCGCCAGGCGCTGGAGGCGGCGGGCCTGATCGTCGGGGCGCTCGATGACGCCGAACTCGCCCCCGAGGGGCACGCCCTTGTCAATTTGCGCTGGCTTTCCAGCCGGCTCGCCCGCGAGCCCCGCAATGGGCTCAGCTTTGTGACGATCCGCTTCCGCGCCGTCACCGAAACACTCTGATCGTGAAGGAGAAGCTGCATGGCGGCACAGAAGGGCAAGGATTTGCTGCTCAAGGCAGCAGATGGCGCCGGCGCTTTCGTCACCGTGGCGGGCCTGAGGGCACGCCAGATCGCGTTCAACGCCGAGACCGTCGATGTCACCCATTCGGAATCGGCCGGGCGCTGGCGCGAATTGCTGGCCGGAGCCGGCGTGCGCCGCGCCAGCATCAGCGGTGCCGGCATCTTCAAGGATGAAGCGTCCGACGCTCTGGTGCGTCAGGTGTTCTTCGATGGCGCAATCCGGGACTGGCAGGTCATCGTGCCCGATTTCGGGGCGATCACAGGCCCGTTCCAGCTAACGAGCCTCGAATATCGCGGCGACCATGCCGGCGAGGTCACCTTCGACCTCTCGCTGGAATCGGCCGGGCTGCTG
Above is a genomic segment from Bosea sp. NBC_00550 containing:
- a CDS encoding phage portal protein, producing MFDFLRSLRGFAAPDQKRSRVGPLIALHEAGRAVWTPRDYVALSREGYERNPVVHRCVRLIAEAAAQTPLIAKVGSREMPDHPALALIERPNPRQGGIAFRDMLFGHLLVAGNAYVEAVSTGREPRELYALRPDRMRVVPGRDGWPEAYDYTVGGDTVRFRQDEAGLPPILHLTQFHPVDDHYGLSPIEAAAISLDIHNAASNWHKALLDNAARPSGALVYDGPEGATLTEAQFERLKQELEESFQGARNAGRPLLLEGGLDWKPLSLTPAELDFVAAKGVAAREIALAFGVPPLLLGLPGDNTRANFAEANRALWRQTVIPLVKRTAQSLAQWLGPAFGDDLMLEPDLDAVEALADERESLWRRLGAASFLDDDEKREAVGYGRRASGKEQS
- a CDS encoding M20/M25/M40 family metallo-hydrolase; the protein is MTKLPAILARLDDGLDASLARLSSWLEIPSIGTDPAYNAQTRAAAEWLRADLEALGFKAELRETGGHPVVLAHRPKPGAPHALFYGHYDVQPVDPLNLWDTDPFKPVVREPEPGRKVISARGACDDKGQVMTFIEAIRATLAETGDLPIGLTILVEGEEESGSVNLPGYIKANAAELKADYALVCDTGMWDRETPLITSTLRGMVYQEVTLTAADRDLHSGLFGGAAANPIHMLAKILAEIHDEAGRIIIPGFYDGVHEPTNAQKAEWADLGLTEKEFLGQVGLKHSIGERGRMLIEQIQSRPTCDVNGIWGGYTGEGSKTVIPGKASAKVSFRLVGDQDPVRIAAAFHQFVRDRLPDDVTAEFIGHSGSPALAVPVDSPVLQKARVALAEEWGGRVVSIGSGGSIPVGGDFKRTLGIDTLFVGFGLDDDRVHSPNEKYDLSSFHKGQRSWARILQALGS
- a CDS encoding S1 family peptidase, whose translation is MTLRSLSAFAFSLVAALTAQPALAVVGGVDSRDAQGARAWTVRVETSRGELCSGAVIAPEIVLTAAHCLMGGGSISIVSLDSRFRARRQLVVAVLPHPSFVPGTTPRTQPGTDLALLRVAQPLPQDIEPLTLGGGLWQGETLTMAGYGLSAENNKRTARRLRETQLLNAGNYTTQNTVKVAVDVEARGESPGAGACRGDSGGPVLRGPPRSRDLVGIVSWSSGPLNTRARLICGGFTAITPVSEHSSWISEGSARLLSFGSETRPDEASQPRAAFSWWFSR
- a CDS encoding S1 family peptidase, translated to MRIANWIVAAGLSSIACGLGAPSAEAVVGGREGGPAASSTLMVLNARGGVCSGIVLSPRAILTAAHCAAGGTELRIHWREAGEPVLIAPASVGLHPEFDAGAIRNRRRSIDLALIRLAEPLPARFAPADLVDGSLPRAGSSVTLAGYGVAREGEARSTGTYRSAALTAVEPYGPGRILLWAADPAGAGKQPGASACQGDSGGPIFADGGVSAVTSWSTGPKGRSCGLLSQGVLVAPQRHWIDATLSQWGETARWSKGR
- a CDS encoding DNA-packaging protein; its protein translation is MPAASWARLIKGNLHTFEPELLPVLEEFWRIWSRIDQRPTEPPKPIWLVLGGRGAGKTRTGAEWVKGMALGHPPFADKPTGRIALVGETQGQVRDVMIEGVSGLLSIHTRWERPTWQPSLRRLQWPNGAIAQVFSAEDPEGLRGPQFGAAWSDELAKWPNLQESWDMLQLGLRLGDHPRQIVTTTPRPVPLIKRLLTDLHVAVSRSRTQDNRFNLAAEFVRTVTETYGGTRLGRQELDGEIVEESPDALWTRAMIEASREAQPASLARIAVAVDPPASSSQRADRCGLVVAGIDGNGIGHVLEDATLAGARPHEWAEKAVALYRRHEADALVVEVNQGGEMVGSIIREVDAGVPVVSVRATRGKYLRAEPVAALYAQGRVRHAGAFPELEDEMCAFGPGGLESGRSPDRLDALVWALTHLMLAPKGRPRVRGM
- a CDS encoding HK97 family phage prohead protease is translated as MNTPFRLPLESKLLPLQPSRIAPDGSFEGYASLFRIPDLGKDVVEPGAFRDSLFRRGPSGIKLLWQHDPAEPIGRWLSLIEDSRGLFVRGRISLAVARAREIHALMREGAIDGLSIGFRPEKARNEPRTGLRRLERVDLWEVSIVTFPMLPQARISAVKTAFRAPAFA
- a CDS encoding IS110 family transposase yields the protein MPVCTTVPEPSRFLGCDVGKAGIVVFDSRGDTLGSLPNEASALAAFAAGLGPDCLVVCEATGGYEDALLAALVSAGCPAHRADARKVKAFIRSYGTLGKSDALDARALARYGAERHARLIRWQAPAPARERLQVLVRTRADLVAQRTACTNRLNAPGIEPVKAPLQALHDCLKAQIAALAQTIAETLRTIARTDRSEQALRSIRGIGTTTAATLIALMPELGRISRRQAAALAGLAPHPNQSGSRDAYRPTRGGRAEIKAALFMPAMAAARHDPAMRDAYTRLIANGKKPIVALTAIMRRIIVIANARVRDQNKLS
- a CDS encoding TIGR00730 family Rossman fold protein, which translates into the protein MRSVCVFCGSNPGNDPVFAAGARAMGAEIARRGLTLVYGGGAVGLMGVVANAAMEAGGEVHGVIPKALKDKEVGHVGLTRLEIVDTMHTRKARMAALSEGFIAMPGGIGTFEELFEIWTWGQLGIHAKPLGLLNIAGFYDPLATFLDQTVEAGFLKQSHRAMAMTDTEPATLLDRMENYVPAATYKWIEKEQA
- a CDS encoding phage major capsid protein; the encoded protein is MTHLDHAPETKASGADLTLAFEDLRYTLESYRAANDERLAGIEARHSADPLTEEKLTRLDSALDDTMRRIDRLTLDRARPALGHESGHQGGHRDPLVAEHKAAFAAYVRSGEAGGLKRLESKALSAGSGPDGGYLAPSTVEGEILRRLANVSPIRTLATVRTISSGTYKKAFSTTGPASGWVAETAARPQAGSPTLAELSFPAMELYAMPAATQTLLDDAIVNIDQWIAEEVEHAFAEQEGAAFVNGDGIDKPKGFLAYPTIADASWSWGNIGVLNSGVAGAFPASNPSDVLVDLVYALKAGYRQNASFVMNRKTQAAIRKFKDTSGQYLWQPPASAGAPATLLGFPVAEAEDMPNIANNAVSIAFGDFRRGYLVVDRAGVRILRDPYSAKPYVLFYTTKRVGGGVQDFAAIKGLKFAV
- a CDS encoding head-tail connector protein — translated: MTPLALAPPATEPVTLTEARQFLRLDQGDEDELLSTLLTASRLMIEAAAGRCLIEQRWRIVLDRWPAKGEIRMPLSPIARIEAARVYDMLGAAQTVAEAALTLDRSADPPLIRLTGEVPEIGRDHGAIEIDVVAGYGATAAAVPAPLRQAVLRLAARWFEERGDVASRDARALPGAIAALVAPFRRGRL